CACACGCCGAAAATAATCGGCGGCCTCCTGCCTCGCTTCGACGACCTCACCCACCGTGGCAGCATAATGGGGCAGGTGCTCTTCGACCGAAATCGAATGCAAGTCCGCTTCATAATGCCGGGCGACATCAATGGCCACACGAAGGGCTTTGTTCGCTCCTTCAGAACCGTCAATCGCCACCAAGATTTTATGAAACATGGGCCAGCCCTCCTTCAAGTAGACCGAGATAGTTGAGCTTGCTCCGGTTCGACTCCGCGAGCACGATCAGATAAACGCCGCTCGAACGTTTCCTCCGGCGGCGCACCACTCGGATCAAACCACCGTTCAGCGATGAGCGTCGGTACGATGGCGCTGAGAATGACGGCGGTCACCAGGATCGCATATTGATCCCGGCTGATCAGTTCGTGACTGAGTCCATACAAAGCCGAAATGGTTCCAAAGGTCAGTCCCGTCGACATCAGCAACGTCGTATAGGTCGCTTCACGGCGACCGAACCGGAAGGCGTGAGCCAGCGGCCAGACGCCGATGAACTTGGTCACCATTTTGAGCCCGAGAAAAATAGCGATCAAAACGGCGCTCGCAAGCACCGCCTGAAAACTCACCAGCGAGCCGGCTTTCAAGAAGTAGAACGGCGTCAACAGAGAAAACGCAATCACCCGCATGCGCTGGGCGAGTGTATGATTGGCCAAAAAGATGGGAGCGAGCGCCATGCCCACAAGATACGCGGGCAGCACCGCTTCACTTTGTGCCGCCGTCGCAAGGGCGCCCAATCCGAACAAGATCAAGAGGATGAACTTGGTCTCCGGCTCGCTGATCCGAGGACCGATCTGGGCGAAGAACCAGGCGGTGACAGGAGGAAGCTTCCACAATGTCACGGCCATGGCGACGGCAAACGCCAGAAGCCACCAATCATATCGGGCAAAGATCAATCCCAACGCCAACACAGTACCGAGGTCCGTGATGAAGCACGCGGCCAGGATCATCTTGCCGAGGGCGGTGGCATTGTAGCCACGCTCGAGCATCACGGCGTACACGACCGCGACCGAGGTCGTGGAGAGGGCGATGCCGGCGATTTGGGAAGCAGGCAGGGACCAACCGGCGACCCAGTAGGCATACGCCATGGTACCGAGAAACGGAGCCAAGAACGACGTCACCCCGATGCCGACCGTTTCTTTCCATCGGACACGCAGGACCGCAAGATCGATCTCGGCCCCCGCAAGGAATGTCAGCAGCACGCTTCCCACAGCGGCCAAAAAATCGATCCACGCGGTCGAGTGCAAATCCAGCAGATTGCCGGCGGCGAATCCGACGCAGATTTCGACCAATGCCACCGACATCCCCAACCGCACCGAGAGCAGCGACGCCACGAGAGCCATCCCGATCCACAATGCCGCGACCTGCCAAGTGACTTCCATGAGTCATCTCCTTCTGCTCGGTGCTAGGCAGCTTTAGTCATGCTCGATCTTTTCGATGCCGACCGACGTAGCGCTGATCAAGAACTCTTGCCCTTGCACTCCGAGGATCTCTTCCGCTTCTCACACAAACCGGTCGTTCTCCCGTCAGCTTTAATCCCAAGACGCGAGCCATGAAATACGTGCGAACAGGCTCATCGGGCGGTATCCGGATACCGATCATCCGCAGGAGACTCGGCTCGCACAGCTCTCTTTCAGTTTATCGGCGAAAATCTTCTGGTAGAGATCTTCGCCATGACTGGTCTCCACCGGCTCGCCTTTGACCAGCCTGAAAGTCCTCGTCCCATCGGCACGCCTCTCAGGGCTCAGAAAGAGAGCGTCTTCTCTGTTGCTGTCAAAGAAGCCACGGGCGAATTCGTACAGATGCGTGACGAAGAACACCTTGATGGTTTTCTCGATCAACGCTTGTACCACCTGCCGCGCGATCTCTGATCCCTCCCGCTCGTTCGTCGCCGCAAACGATTCGTT
This sequence is a window from Candidatus Nitrospira inopinata. Protein-coding genes within it:
- a CDS encoding cation:proton antiporter, which gives rise to MEVTWQVAALWIGMALVASLLSVRLGMSVALVEICVGFAAGNLLDLHSTAWIDFLAAVGSVLLTFLAGAEIDLAVLRVRWKETVGIGVTSFLAPFLGTMAYAYWVAGWSLPASQIAGIALSTTSVAVVYAVMLERGYNATALGKMILAACFITDLGTVLALGLIFARYDWWLLAFAVAMAVTLWKLPPVTAWFFAQIGPRISEPETKFILLILFGLGALATAAQSEAVLPAYLVGMALAPIFLANHTLAQRMRVIAFSLLTPFYFLKAGSLVSFQAVLASAVLIAIFLGLKMVTKFIGVWPLAHAFRFGRREATYTTLLMSTGLTFGTISALYGLSHELISRDQYAILVTAVILSAIVPTLIAERWFDPSGAPPEETFERRLSDRARGVEPEQAQLSRST